The Phoenix dactylifera cultivar Barhee BC4 chromosome 9, palm_55x_up_171113_PBpolish2nd_filt_p, whole genome shotgun sequence genome window below encodes:
- the LOC120111835 gene encoding uncharacterized protein LOC120111835 produces the protein MANASDPVPPEKFKGNNFKRWRQKMEIFLTTLGLFSIIFDSPPNEEENEPARTCNLEEFKKKDYLCRGRILSYLTDLLFDVYCTFKTSKEIWDDLNKKYGIQDAGMDKYAASQFLSYKMVDTKPVVDQAHELTVIYHELGLRGMGITESLQVACTIDKLSPSWKDFGLSLKHKTEDMTMKTLLSAIRIQEQHLEKDNEQLMNSELLTKVNFVEGQNKTHKFKNSKFEKGGPRNKRKLMKPKHHINKNDRKPICYNCGKLGHMARVCRMKKKKYQNYEHAPSQPANPQTNMVLSSTGPTSTDDRSEAA, from the exons ATGGCCAATGCAAGTGACCCGGTTCCTCCTGAAAAATTTAAAGGAAATAACTTTAAGCGTTGGAGACAGAAGATGGAAATCTTCTTAACCACACTTGGGTTATTTTCCATAATCTTTGACTCTCCTCCAAATGAGGAAGAGAATGAACCAGCTAGAACTTGTAATTTGGAGgaatttaagaagaaagactacctgtgtaggggaaggattctgtcctatcttactgatctcctttttgatgtctactgcacttttaaaacctccaaggagatttgggatgatCTTAATAAGAAATATGGTATCCAAGATGCCGGAATGGACAAGTATGCTGCTAGTCAATTCCTGTCTTATAAGATGGTTGACACCAAGCCTGTAGTTGATCAAGCCCATGAGTTAACAGTGATTTATCATGAATTAGGCTTAAGGGGAATGGGTATAACTGAGAGCCTTCAAGTTGCTTGTACCATTGACAAGCTCTCACCTTCTTGGAAAGACTTTGGGTTATCCCTGAAACATAAAACCGAGGATATGACAATGAAAACTCTATTGTCTGCCATTAGGATCCAAGAACAACACCTTGAGAAAGATAATGAGCAACTCATGAATTCTGAGCTTCTAACCAAGGTGAACTTTGTAGAAGGCCAGAATAAGACCCATAAGTTCAAgaactccaaatttgaaaagggtggacctagaaacaaaagaaaacttaTGAAGCCAAAACACCATATCAATAAGAATGATCGGAAGCCGATTTGCTACAATTGTGGGAAACTCGGTCATATGGCTCGAGTAtgccggatgaagaagaagaagtatcagAACTATGAACATGCGCCTTCTCAACCTGCAAATCCACAAACCAACATGGTGCTATCCAGTACTGGTCCTACTAGTACTGATGATCG GTCCGAAGCGGCCTAA